Proteins from a single region of Thermus caldifontis:
- a CDS encoding glucose-1-phosphate thymidylyltransferase — protein sequence MKGLILAAGRGTRLRPLTHTRPKPVIRVAGRPILHYGLENLLQAGIKEIGVVVSPETEKDIREALSGYRVRYILQEEPQGLAHAVAVARDFLGQSPFVLYLGDNLFQKGIARFLQAFAPGVSAVIALVRVENPSQFGVAVLEGERIVRLLEKPKEPPSDLAVAGVYVFTPEVLEIIEGLRPSARGEYEITDAIQGLIDRGKRVVGVEVEGWWKDTGRPQDLLDANRLLLEELEARIEGEVAESQITGRVVVEKGAKVVGSTVIGPAFIGEGALVEGAYIGPFTSLGPGAKVVRSEVEYSILEDHALLENVALRLQESILGVGAEVKSRDGLPRAHRLILGDLSQVELA from the coding sequence GTGAAAGGACTCATTCTGGCTGCCGGACGGGGCACGAGGCTCCGTCCCCTCACCCACACGAGGCCCAAACCGGTGATCCGGGTGGCGGGAAGGCCCATCCTCCACTACGGCCTGGAGAACCTGCTCCAGGCGGGCATTAAGGAGATCGGGGTGGTGGTCTCCCCGGAAACGGAAAAGGACATCCGGGAAGCCCTTTCGGGCTACCGGGTGCGCTACATCCTGCAAGAGGAGCCCCAGGGCCTGGCCCATGCGGTGGCCGTGGCCCGCGATTTCCTGGGCCAAAGCCCCTTCGTCCTTTACCTGGGGGACAACCTCTTCCAAAAGGGGATCGCCCGCTTCCTTCAGGCCTTCGCCCCAGGGGTGAGCGCGGTGATCGCCCTGGTACGGGTGGAAAACCCCAGCCAGTTCGGGGTGGCGGTTTTGGAAGGGGAAAGGATCGTGCGCCTTCTGGAAAAGCCCAAGGAGCCTCCCTCGGACCTGGCGGTGGCGGGGGTGTACGTCTTCACCCCGGAGGTCCTGGAGATCATCGAGGGGCTCAGGCCCTCCGCCCGCGGGGAGTACGAGATCACCGACGCCATCCAGGGCCTCATCGACCGGGGGAAGAGGGTGGTGGGGGTGGAGGTGGAGGGCTGGTGGAAGGACACGGGCCGCCCCCAGGACCTCCTGGACGCCAACCGCCTCCTTTTGGAGGAGCTGGAGGCCCGCATAGAAGGCGAGGTGGCGGAAAGCCAAATCACGGGGCGGGTGGTGGTGGAGAAGGGGGCCAAGGTGGTGGGAAGCACGGTGATCGGCCCTGCCTTCATCGGGGAAGGTGCCCTGGTGGAGGGGGCCTACATCGGCCCCTTCACCTCCCTTGGGCCAGGTGCCAAGGTGGTGCGCTCGGAGGTGGAGTACTCCATCCTCGAGGACCACGCCCTCCTGGAGAACGTGGCCCTGCGCCTGCAGGAAAGCATCCTAGGGGTGGGGGCCGAGGTGAAAAGCCGCGATGGCCTCCCCCGGGCCCACCGGCTGATCCTGGGGGATCTTTCCCAGGTGGAACTGGCCTGA